The Afipia massiliensis genome has a segment encoding these proteins:
- a CDS encoding BolA family protein, whose translation MTVKDQITKKLSEAFIPESLDVVDESHLHEGHAGHRPGGATHFRLYIVSKAFEGKSRIDRHRMINSLLAPELSGSVHALAIKAYAPGENKA comes from the coding sequence ATGACCGTAAAAGATCAGATCACAAAAAAGTTGAGCGAAGCTTTCATCCCTGAAAGTCTCGACGTCGTGGACGAATCCCACTTGCATGAGGGCCACGCAGGCCACAGGCCGGGCGGCGCAACGCATTTCAGGCTCTATATCGTGTCGAAAGCGTTCGAAGGGAAGAGCCGGATCGACCGCCATCGCATGATAAATTCGCTGCTGGCGCCGGAACTGTCCGGCTCGGTCCATGCGCTGGCGATCAAGGCGTATGCGCCCGGCGAAAACAAGGCGTAG
- a CDS encoding J domain-containing protein encodes MAIDSSKFFDSIRIKPNKLSAKQQAAAREEAVMCEAPGCKNKGGHRAPKGRGHEKEYWHFCLNHVREYNQGYNFFQGMAPDAVASYQKDALTGHRPTWKMGANSGKKSKSDLDMDAALDPLKMFDEMNGRGKWRPGPGSARAEPKAETRKIFNAEKKALLVMGLGPEATLETVKAKYKLLVKQHHPDANGGDRSTEDRLIEIIKAYNYLKTVVRGAS; translated from the coding sequence ATGGCCATCGACTCATCCAAATTCTTCGACAGCATCCGCATCAAGCCCAACAAGCTGAGCGCGAAGCAGCAGGCTGCTGCACGCGAAGAAGCCGTGATGTGCGAGGCGCCCGGCTGCAAGAACAAGGGCGGACATCGCGCGCCCAAGGGCCGCGGTCATGAGAAGGAATACTGGCATTTCTGTCTCAACCACGTTCGCGAATACAATCAGGGCTACAATTTTTTCCAGGGCATGGCCCCCGATGCGGTCGCCAGCTACCAGAAGGATGCGCTGACCGGCCATCGTCCGACCTGGAAGATGGGTGCGAACAGCGGCAAAAAGTCAAAGTCCGATCTCGACATGGACGCGGCTTTGGATCCGCTCAAGATGTTCGACGAGATGAACGGGCGCGGCAAGTGGCGTCCCGGTCCGGGCAGTGCCAGGGCGGAGCCGAAGGCGGAAACGCGAAAGATCTTCAACGCCGAGAAGAAGGCGCTGCTGGTCATGGGCCTCGGTCCCGAGGCCACGCTGGAGACTGTGAAGGCCAAATACAAGCTGCTGGTGAAGCAGCATCATCCCGACGCCAACGGCGGCGATCGCTCGACCGAAGATCGCCTGATCGAGATCATCAAGGCCTACAACTATCTCAAGACGGTTGTGCGCGGCGCGTCCTGA
- a CDS encoding DUF1801 domain-containing protein has translation MKRATSVKRAANHSRPFADRNVAKVFDAYPDAVRAKLLTLRAMILETAAKLDGVGPLEETLKWGQPSYLTTQSGSGSTIRIDRVKADDDRVAMYFHCQTDLVLTFRELYPAQMEYGGNRSILFETTAKIPEKALRHCIGLALTYHARKGGSQNKDVSKNKSASAKKPISVKTTASKKRESATPNKPALRTRRAQPS, from the coding sequence GTGAAGCGAGCCACTTCGGTGAAGCGAGCAGCGAACCACAGCAGACCTTTCGCCGACCGCAATGTCGCAAAAGTATTTGACGCCTATCCGGATGCCGTTCGTGCAAAGCTGCTGACGCTGCGCGCGATGATCCTGGAGACCGCAGCCAAACTCGACGGCGTCGGCCCGCTCGAGGAAACGCTGAAATGGGGCCAGCCGAGCTATCTCACTACGCAATCCGGCAGCGGCAGCACGATCCGGATCGACCGCGTGAAAGCGGACGACGACCGCGTCGCGATGTATTTCCATTGCCAGACCGATCTTGTCTTAACATTCCGCGAACTGTATCCGGCGCAGATGGAGTATGGCGGCAACCGCAGCATCCTGTTCGAGACGACCGCGAAAATTCCTGAAAAAGCGCTGCGCCACTGCATCGGGCTGGCGCTGACCTATCACGCGCGCAAGGGCGGTTCGCAAAACAAGGACGTTTCGAAAAACAAGTCAGCTTCGGCGAAGAAGCCGATTTCGGTGAAAACAACAGCTTCAAAGAAGCGTGAATCCGCTACGCCGAACAAGCCGGCGCTCAGGACGCGCCGCGCACAACCGTCTTGA
- a CDS encoding DedA family protein: MSSHLHQLIGFVSLHALLAYAAIFLAAFLEAVPILGSLIPGSTVILALSALVPAGSLHLTPVLTAAIAGALLGDGLAFWIGRASQRKVLTSWPLSNYPALVAKSEAFFHRYGTLAVFLARFVPPVRAVVPITAGALGMPPQRFYPVNAAAVLLWALAHVLSGALAGSAAERWGMKIEHYGLPLVGGIIAIGTIAVGVYHWRSRREANGRVG; the protein is encoded by the coding sequence GTGAGTTCGCATCTCCATCAACTGATCGGGTTTGTCTCGCTTCATGCCTTGCTGGCCTATGCAGCGATTTTCCTTGCCGCTTTTCTTGAGGCCGTCCCCATTCTGGGCTCGCTGATTCCGGGCTCGACCGTGATTCTGGCGCTCAGCGCGCTGGTGCCCGCCGGCAGTCTCCACCTGACGCCGGTGCTGACGGCGGCGATCGCCGGGGCGCTCCTCGGCGACGGGCTCGCCTTCTGGATCGGCCGCGCCAGCCAGCGCAAGGTGCTGACCTCGTGGCCGCTGTCGAATTACCCGGCGCTGGTCGCGAAGAGCGAAGCCTTCTTCCACCGCTACGGGACGCTCGCGGTGTTTCTTGCCCGTTTCGTGCCCCCGGTCCGCGCCGTCGTGCCGATCACCGCCGGCGCGCTCGGCATGCCGCCGCAGCGCTTCTATCCGGTCAACGCCGCCGCCGTTCTGTTGTGGGCATTAGCGCATGTGCTGTCGGGCGCACTCGCCGGCTCCGCTGCGGAGCGATGGGGCATGAAAATCGAACACTACGGATTGCCGCTGGTGGGCGGCATCATCGCCATCGGGACCATCGCTGTGGGCGTGTATCATTGGCGCAGCCGGCGCGAGGCCAACGGGAGGGTTGGGTGA
- the cobS gene encoding cobaltochelatase subunit CobS — MTAAMTKSQEPAGLPDMKVSVRQVFGIDSDLEVPAYSNGDPHVPDVDSDYRFDRATTLAILAGFAKNRRVMVTGFHGTGKSTHIEQVAARLNWPCVRVNLDSHISRIDLVGKDSIVVRDGKQVTEFRDGILPWALQHNIALVFDEYDAGRPDVMFVIQRVLEVSGRLTLLDQNKVIKPHPAFRLFSTANTIGLGDTSGLYHGTQQINQGQMDRWSIVTTLNYLPHDEEVEIVLAKAKHYRTDAGRDTVNKMVRLADLTRNAFANGDLSTVMSPRTVITWAENAEIFGDIGFAFRVTFLNKCDELERPLVAEFYQRCFNAELPESAVNVALS, encoded by the coding sequence ATGACCGCCGCCATGACCAAGTCGCAGGAACCCGCAGGCCTCCCAGACATGAAAGTGTCGGTTCGTCAGGTCTTCGGGATCGACAGCGACCTCGAAGTCCCCGCCTATTCCAACGGCGATCCGCATGTGCCCGATGTCGATTCGGATTATCGTTTCGACCGTGCCACCACGCTTGCCATCCTCGCCGGTTTCGCGAAGAACCGCCGCGTCATGGTCACCGGCTTTCACGGCACCGGTAAATCGACCCATATCGAGCAGGTCGCCGCGCGGCTGAACTGGCCCTGCGTGCGCGTCAACCTCGACAGTCACATCAGCCGTATCGATCTCGTCGGCAAGGACTCCATCGTCGTTCGCGACGGCAAGCAGGTCACCGAATTCCGCGACGGCATCTTGCCGTGGGCGCTTCAGCACAACATCGCGCTGGTGTTCGACGAATACGATGCCGGCCGTCCGGACGTGATGTTCGTGATCCAGCGCGTGCTGGAAGTGTCCGGCCGCCTGACGCTGCTCGACCAGAACAAGGTCATCAAGCCGCATCCGGCGTTCCGCCTGTTCTCGACCGCCAACACGATCGGTCTCGGCGACACCTCGGGCCTCTATCACGGCACCCAGCAGATCAACCAGGGCCAGATGGACCGCTGGTCGATCGTCACCACGCTGAATTATCTGCCGCACGACGAGGAAGTGGAGATCGTGCTCGCCAAGGCGAAGCACTATCGCACCGATGCCGGCCGCGACACCGTCAACAAGATGGTTCGCCTCGCAGACCTGACGCGCAACGCCTTCGCCAACGGCGATCTGTCGACGGTGATGTCGCCGCGCACCGTCATCACCTGGGCGGAGAACGCCGAAATCTTCGGCGACATCGGTTTTGCTTTCCGCGTCACCTTCCTGAACAAGTGCGACGAGCTTGAGCGTCCGCTGGTGGCGGAGTTCTATCAGCGCTGCTTCAATGCGGAGCTGCCGGAAAGTGCCGTGAACGTGGCGTTGAGCTAA
- the cobT gene encoding cobaltochelatase subunit CobT: protein MSTSNIKFKTGSKESPTEPFKRAVTSALRAIAKQPELEVTFAAERPGLSPGKARLPEPARKLTRKDAAIVRGHADSIALRVACHDPKVHRKLAPGNPQARGVFDAVEQARVEAIGAKRMSGVAKNLTAMLDDHFHRGKFDEITDRADAPLADALAMMVRERLTGLAPPAAARKMVDLWRPVLEDKIGTRLDVLKNFTEDQARFGDALHDVLQALELGDDRNADQDEDDNQDENRDGEKDQSGADGSPEGESAEEMSAEQSQSSTEEMSENAMESAQASASDAFDDSEMGEDETPGEAHRPPGRGLNEPRGPEYHAFAPKFDEVVSAEDLCEHDELERLRSYLDKQLAHLQHIVARLANRLQRKLMAQQNRAWEFDLEEGILDPARLSRVVTDPYHPLSFMHEKEATFRDTVVTLLLDNSGSMRGRPITVAATCADILARTLERCGVKVEILGFTTRAWKGGQSREAWLAAGKPANPGRLNDLRHIIYKSADAPWRRARKNLGLMMREGLLKENIDGEALDWAHKRLLGRSEQRKILMMISDGAPVDDSTLSVNAGNYLERHLRHIIEEIETRSPVELIAIGIGHDVTRYYRRAVTIVDAEELGGAITEKLAELFSETHVETSSPSRRRRLHS, encoded by the coding sequence ATGAGCACGTCGAATATCAAGTTCAAAACCGGGTCGAAGGAATCGCCGACCGAGCCGTTCAAGCGCGCGGTGACGTCGGCCTTGCGCGCCATCGCCAAGCAGCCTGAACTCGAAGTGACGTTTGCCGCCGAGCGTCCGGGCCTGTCGCCCGGCAAGGCGCGGCTGCCGGAGCCCGCCCGCAAGCTGACCCGCAAGGACGCGGCCATCGTGCGCGGCCATGCCGATTCCATCGCGCTGCGCGTCGCCTGTCACGATCCGAAGGTTCATCGCAAGCTGGCGCCGGGCAATCCGCAGGCGCGCGGCGTGTTCGACGCCGTCGAGCAGGCCCGCGTGGAAGCCATCGGCGCCAAGCGCATGAGCGGCGTCGCCAAAAACCTTACCGCGATGCTCGACGATCATTTTCATCGCGGCAAATTCGACGAGATCACCGACCGCGCCGACGCGCCGCTGGCCGATGCGCTGGCGATGATGGTGCGCGAACGGCTCACCGGCCTCGCGCCGCCGGCGGCGGCGCGCAAGATGGTGGATCTCTGGCGGCCTGTCCTTGAAGACAAGATCGGCACGCGTCTCGATGTGCTGAAGAACTTCACCGAGGATCAGGCCCGCTTCGGCGACGCGCTTCACGACGTGCTGCAGGCGCTGGAGCTTGGCGACGACCGCAATGCGGATCAGGACGAGGACGACAATCAGGACGAGAACCGCGACGGCGAAAAAGACCAGTCCGGAGCGGATGGTTCGCCGGAGGGCGAATCCGCCGAGGAGATGAGCGCCGAACAGTCGCAATCCTCCACCGAGGAGATGTCGGAAAACGCCATGGAGAGCGCGCAGGCATCCGCCAGCGACGCCTTCGACGACAGCGAGATGGGCGAGGACGAGACGCCCGGCGAAGCGCATCGGCCGCCCGGTCGCGGCCTCAACGAGCCGCGCGGGCCGGAGTATCACGCCTTCGCGCCGAAGTTCGACGAGGTCGTCTCGGCGGAAGATCTTTGCGAGCACGACGAACTGGAGCGGCTGCGCAGCTATCTCGACAAGCAGCTCGCGCATTTGCAGCACATCGTCGCGCGGCTGGCCAACCGGTTGCAGCGAAAGCTGATGGCGCAGCAGAACCGCGCCTGGGAATTCGATCTCGAGGAAGGTATCCTCGATCCGGCGCGGCTGTCGCGCGTCGTGACCGACCCGTATCACCCGCTCTCATTCATGCACGAGAAGGAAGCCACCTTCCGCGACACGGTGGTGACGCTGCTGCTCGACAATTCCGGTTCGATGCGCGGGCGGCCCATCACGGTGGCTGCGACCTGCGCCGACATTCTGGCGCGGACGCTGGAGCGCTGCGGCGTCAAGGTCGAGATTCTCGGTTTCACCACGCGGGCGTGGAAGGGCGGCCAGTCGCGCGAGGCGTGGCTGGCGGCGGGCAAGCCCGCGAATCCGGGCCGTCTCAACGATCTGCGGCACATCATCTACAAGTCGGCGGACGCGCCATGGCGGCGCGCGCGCAAGAATCTCGGCCTGATGATGCGCGAGGGCCTGCTCAAGGAAAATATCGACGGCGAGGCGCTCGACTGGGCGCACAAGCGCCTGCTCGGACGCTCCGAGCAGCGCAAGATCCTGATGATGATTTCGGACGGCGCGCCGGTGGATGACTCCACGCTGTCGGTCAATGCGGGCAACTATCTCGAGCGGCACCTGCGCCACATCATCGAGGAAATCGAGACCCGCTCGCCGGTCGAACTGATCGCCATCGGCATCGGCCATGACGTGACGCGCTACTATCGCCGCGCCGTGACCATCGTGGATGCGGAAGAACTCGGCGGCGCCATTACGGAAAAGCTGGCCGAGCTGTTCAGCGAAACCCATGTCGAGACCTCGTCGCCGTCGCGCCGCCGCAGATTGCATTCCTGA
- a CDS encoding esterase-like activity of phytase family protein codes for MTLQLNRRRFLKNAMAALPAGMIATEPANAQTSSVEVKARPIESFDPRDPTHIRYGALEFRSGLILTSSFRGFGGLSGLRLDKKGEQFIAISDKGNWFTGRIAYRGKRMAGLADMKSAPMLDSDGKKVTARSWFDSESLALDGSMAYVGFERVNQIVRFDFAKGGIRSRGEVVPVPPGISELPFNKGLEALVFVPKGQPLAGSLIAISERGLDPSGNILSFLIGGPSPGPFTVRRTDNFDISDAVLLPSGDLLLLERKFSLLEGVGIRIRRIPIKSVVPDAVIDGPTIFEVDLGYEVDNMEGIDAHVTDEGETVLTMVSDDNFSMIQRTLLLQFTLVGE; via the coding sequence ATGACGCTCCAACTCAACCGCCGGCGGTTTCTGAAGAACGCCATGGCGGCGCTTCCGGCCGGCATGATTGCGACCGAGCCCGCAAACGCGCAAACGTCGTCGGTCGAGGTCAAGGCGCGCCCGATCGAGTCCTTCGATCCGCGCGATCCGACCCACATCCGTTATGGCGCCCTGGAGTTTCGCAGTGGGCTCATCCTCACCTCGTCGTTTCGTGGATTCGGCGGCCTGTCGGGATTGCGGCTCGACAAGAAGGGCGAGCAATTCATCGCCATCAGCGACAAGGGCAACTGGTTTACTGGACGCATCGCCTATCGGGGCAAGCGTATGGCGGGACTGGCCGATATGAAGTCCGCGCCGATGCTGGACAGCGATGGCAAGAAAGTCACTGCGCGTAGCTGGTTCGACAGCGAGTCGCTCGCGCTCGACGGGTCCATGGCGTATGTGGGCTTCGAGCGCGTCAATCAGATCGTGCGGTTCGATTTCGCCAAGGGCGGCATCCGCTCAAGAGGCGAGGTGGTGCCGGTGCCGCCCGGCATTAGCGAGCTGCCCTTCAACAAGGGACTCGAAGCTCTTGTGTTCGTCCCGAAGGGGCAGCCGCTTGCAGGAAGCCTGATTGCGATTTCGGAGCGCGGGCTCGATCCGTCGGGAAATATCCTGAGCTTCCTGATCGGTGGACCGTCGCCCGGTCCGTTCACGGTCAGGCGCACGGACAATTTCGACATCAGCGATGCGGTCCTGCTGCCGTCCGGCGATCTGCTGCTGCTGGAACGAAAGTTCTCGCTGCTTGAGGGCGTCGGCATTCGCATCCGCCGCATCCCGATCAAATCCGTTGTTCCGGATGCCGTGATCGACGGGCCGACCATCTTCGAGGTCGATCTCGGATACGAGGTCGACAACATGGAAGGCATCGATGCGCACGTCACCGACGAGGGCGAGACCGTACTGACGATGGTTTCCGACGATAATTTTTCGATGATCCAGCGCACGCTGCTGCTGCAGTTCACGCTGGTCGGGGAGTGA
- the rpmB gene encoding 50S ribosomal protein L28, whose product MSRRCELTAKGPQVGHKVSHSNHKTKRRFLPNLCNVTLISDTLGRSVRLRVSTNALKTVDHRGGLDAFLIKASADDLSPKAVELKRQIEKKKLAVAS is encoded by the coding sequence ATGTCTCGGCGCTGCGAATTGACGGCCAAGGGCCCTCAGGTTGGCCACAAGGTCAGCCACTCGAACCACAAGACCAAGCGCCGGTTCCTGCCGAACCTGTGCAACGTCACCCTGATCTCGGACACGCTCGGCCGCTCGGTGCGCCTGCGTGTTTCGACCAATGCGCTGAAGACGGTCGATCACCGCGGCGGGCTCGACGCGTTCCTGATCAAGGCGAGCGCCGACGATCTGTCGCCGAAGGCAGTCGAACTGAAGCGCCAGATCGAAAAGAAGAAGCTCGCCGTCGCGAGCTGA
- a CDS encoding DUF3108 domain-containing protein, whose protein sequence is MPRFPEFARKRFRIARLGLCLSGVLALCAALAVPANAQGRLDAKYEASLAGLPIGKGAWIVDVSEDQYSAAVSGATTGLMKSIGGGNGTGTTQGRITAGQFAPLSYVSTVNYGKKAEVIRIALGGGNVKDSTIEPQPPESPDRIPVTDVHRRNVLDPMTGSLLKVAGTGDPVGPEACRKTLSVFDGRMRYDLRLEYKRMEMVKAEKGYHGPVVVCAVYFTPIAGYVPDRVSIKYVAAQRNMEIWFAPIAGTRVLAPFRITIPTPLGTGMIEATEFVSAQKTAKTNSTN, encoded by the coding sequence ATGCCCCGGTTCCCAGAATTCGCCCGGAAACGCTTCCGGATCGCCAGGCTCGGGCTTTGCCTGTCGGGGGTGCTGGCTCTCTGCGCGGCGCTGGCCGTGCCTGCGAACGCCCAGGGACGTCTGGACGCCAAGTATGAAGCTTCGCTCGCCGGCCTTCCGATCGGCAAAGGCGCCTGGATTGTCGATGTTTCCGAAGACCAGTATTCGGCTGCCGTCAGCGGCGCCACCACTGGGCTGATGAAATCCATCGGCGGCGGCAATGGCACCGGAACCACGCAGGGCCGTATCACGGCGGGTCAATTCGCTCCGCTCAGCTACGTTTCGACCGTCAACTACGGAAAGAAAGCCGAAGTCATCCGCATCGCGCTGGGCGGCGGCAACGTCAAGGATTCCACGATCGAGCCGCAGCCGCCGGAAAGCCCGGATCGCATTCCGGTCACCGACGTGCATCGCCGCAACGTGCTCGATCCGATGACGGGTTCGTTGCTGAAGGTCGCGGGCACCGGCGATCCGGTCGGCCCCGAGGCTTGCCGCAAGACGCTGTCGGTGTTCGACGGCCGGATGCGTTACGATCTGCGGCTCGAGTACAAGCGCATGGAAATGGTCAAGGCCGAAAAGGGCTATCACGGGCCGGTCGTGGTCTGTGCGGTCTATTTTACGCCGATCGCGGGCTACGTTCCGGATCGCGTCTCGATCAAATACGTCGCGGCTCAGCGCAACATGGAAATCTGGTTCGCGCCCATCGCCGGAACGCGCGTGCTGGCGCCGTTCAGGATCACCATTCCAACGCCGCTCGGCACCGGCATGATCGAGGCCACGGAATTTGTTTCGGCGCAGAAGACCGCCAAGACGAACTCGACGAACTGA